The Acidobacteriota bacterium genomic interval ATTGCGGAGCTGACCGGCGGCCTGGCGTACTTCCCCAAGAACCTGAACCAGGTCAACGATATTACCCGCAAGGTGGCGGAGGACATCCGTCTGCAGTACAGTCTTGTCTACCGCTCCAGCCAGACCGCGCCCGGCTTTCACGCCATTCGCGTCGTGGTGCGCGATCCGCAGCACAAGCACCTGCATGCGGTGACGCGGCGCGGGTACTGGCGGTAAAAAGCTTACAGCTTACAGTTCACAGCTTACAGTCAGCGCAGACCGAGAGCTGCCCGGATACGGCCGGCTTCGGCAGCCGCTTCGGCCAGCGGCAGCAGCCGGACGCCGGCTTCGCTGAGCAGCGCCGCAAGGTAGGCGGCTTCCTCGTCGGGCGCGTCATCGTGAAAGGCGGCCACGTCGAATGGGCCCAGATGCCGGCGCACGCGCTCGACGGTGAAACACAATTCTTTGACCATTCCTTCGCCGCTCGCCCAGGGCAGCGCCTGGATGACGTGGTGTTGCTGACCGCCGCGCTCCTGGTAATGGAAATCGAACGCGAAGCGGTCGGGCGTCGCCAGCCATTCGCCGGCCCTCACGTTGCGCTGCATGTGCCGCAGCACGCGCTCTTCGGTAAAGATGCGCCGCAGATGCAGCAACACCCGGCGGCGCGCGCCGCGAGCGACGGCGGCCTCGGCGTCCGGAATCGCGCTTACCGGCGCGGCATATTGCTGGTACAGGCGGTCCAGCTCGGTGGCTGGATCGGCGGTCAGCACCGTTTGCGGATCACTCAGCCGCAGCGTGTGGCTGAAGGTTTCGTGTGCCAGCTCCAGGAAGTATTGCCGCGACAGCCAGGCCGGCTCGCTGGTCCGCAGCCGCAGCAACAGGTCGGCCTCCAGTCCTTCCAGCACGGCAGGGTCAAACTGAGGCGCAAGCTGCCGCACCCGGGTCAGGTCGGGCAGCAGCCGCACGCCCGTGAACCCTCCCTGCCGCGCATCGAATAGCGCTACGCCCACGGTGACGGCTTCGTCCCGGATGGGATTCGGCGCCAGCCGGATGAGTACGTATTGGCAGGCCCGCAGCATGGCTCTTACTCTATCGCCCTCCCGCCGCCTCGAAGGCCATATCGCGCCAGTTGTCGAACGGGGCCCGGGGGGAAAGTTTGACCTCCCAGATCAACTCGCGCACGCGCGGCCGCCGCCGCACCAGCCGCCCCAGCAGCGCCTGCAGCTCGTCGAAGTCGCCGTACCACTCCGGCGGCATCTCTTCGCCAGCGGCATAGATCGCTGCCTCTTCATACTGCTCCAGCCGCGTCAGCCAGGGCTCAAACGATTTCCACCCGGTCACGCCCGCGTAGACCACATTGCGGCAATACACCCCGCGCAGCGGGCTGTCGGGGAAATCCCAGTCGCCGGCATTGAAGCAAAAGCCCTGGTCCACCATCCAGGCGCGCAGCGGCTTGTGCGGACCCGTACGGCAGTAAATCACCTGCCGCCCGTTACAATTGCACGTCCATTTATCGAACGCCAGAAAACCGGCAAAATTCTCCAGATTGGCAATCAGGTGCAGACCGGGCTCGGGCAAGTAGTCGTAAATCGGCGCATAGGGGTCATCGGCGGGCAAGCGCGAGCCGAACTGGAGGCCGCTGGCGCAGGGCACGATCTGACCGGCGATGCGCATCCGCAGTCCCGGCGAGCCGGCAATCAGTTCCTCCGGCACTTCGATCATCGCCGCCGGCGGTACCGGCAAGCCGAGTCCGCGCGCCAGCCGCGCCCCCAGCCACTCATTCGCCAGCACGCGCCGGTGCTGCGGATTGTTCACGAACTTGACGACGTAGAAATGCCCGTCGGCGCAGCGCATCAGGTGCGATTGCGCTCCGCCCCGCATCGGCCGCACATGTTCTACCGCGACGATTGGCACTACGGCTAGTGTAGCCGGGCGTACTCGGTTTTCGCCTGGGCGACGACGGGCAGGCCGGGGTCGGCGTGTTGCCAGAGCGCGAAGAAGTCCTGGTAGGCCGTGCGGGCGGCCGCGGTCTGGTGCTGCAGCGCGAGCGCGCGCGCGAGGCCAAGCTGCGAGAGGCCGCAGGCGAGCGCATCGGAATTTTCCGGCGCAATGCCTTTCAGTGCCAGCAACTTGCGAAATGCGCTCGCGGCTGCACTTCCGTTGCCGGCCGCGAGGAAGGCGGCGCCGCGGGTGTAGAGCGACGTCATCGAGCCTCCGTCGTAGGGCTCGGCCTTTCGCGCCGCTGCGACGGCAGCTTTGGCGTCGCCTTTTTTCAGCGCAATCCATGCCTGAATATCCGGCACCTGGATCGAGTTCACGAAAATGCTCAGGGGCTGGGAACGCGCCAGCTCGGCCGCAAGGCGCTCGGCTGTGGCCGTATCACCGATCACCGCCGCTGTCCAAGCGACAGTGTCCTGCACCGATGGGTCCTGGGAACGCACCAGAGGCGCGATACCGCGCTGCGCGGTGGCCACTAGCCCGACAGCAGCTTCGTTTGCGGCCTCATAGGCGGCGTTCTGGTCGCCAACAAACTGATTGTCCATCTGCGCGCCGATCTGATCTTGCTGCTGGTCGAGAGCATGGGCCTCAGCCAACTGGCCGTGCATGGCAGCAATATCGGCCTCATAGGCCAGCATCTGAAGCTTGCCGCCCGAGGTACGGCTCGCCAGCGCCACTTCCCGCACCCAACCCGCATGGTCGCCTTCAGCCAACGCTACGAGGGCCAGCGAAATGTGGATGAATGGCTTATCCACGTGGCGCGCGAGTGCTTCGTCGAGAATGGATTTAGCTTCGTCCGGGCGGTCGAGTGCGAGATATGCGAAGGCGGCATTGGAATAAGCCAGAACATTTTGTGGTTGCAATCGGATTGCGGCCAGTGCTGGCGTGAGCGAGTTGCTCGCCTGGCCCAGTTGGGCGTACGCAACACCCAGATTGTTCTGGCCGCGGAAGTCGCGTGGGTACGTCTGGATATAGAGCTGATACGCAGGGATTGCCTTGTCGATTTGGCCCGACAATTCGTAGTAGCTGGCGGCAATTAGCAACTTTTCCTGTTCGCTGGTGCGATTACGCAGGGCAAACGCCTGCTGCATTGCGGGCAGCATTTTCTGCAGACCGCCCTCGTCATCGTACGCTGTGGCTAGAACCCGGTAGGCCATGGCGAAATTCGGATCGAGCGCGACCGCCTGTTGCGCCGCCGTCACCGCCTTCCCATACTCGCCCTGCCCGAGCTCCTGACCGGCGAGGGTAAACGCCTTCAGTGCCGGCAGCGATGAGGTGGTAGCCATGGCCAGCGGCTGATCAAATTGGTGAATCGAGGCTAACGACTCGCCCAGCTTGCCCCGCAGCCGCGCGGTGGCTTTATCGAGCGCGCCGAGCACCTCGCCTTCTCCGTTTGCTGTCGCCTGGGTTTCCGCCAGCGTGCTGCCGCTAGCCGCGTCGACCGCCTGCAGCGTGATCACGAACTGATTGCCGAGGCTGGCAATCGAGGGTTCGAGCATCGCTTTTATCTGATCGCGCGCGCAAATCTGCTGGCCGAGGGCAGGCGTGACGATGGCATTCGCCGGCTGCTCCATCAGCGCCAGCGTGCTGGCGATCTGCTGATCGGAGACGACATTGAAGTAGGGCGTCTGCGACAGGCTGACCGCGAGCGCGGTACGCAAGGTGCCGTCAAAGGCGGCGTTGCCGGTGGTATTGCTGAAGGCGGTGAGCAGGACGGAGTCCTTGTCGGTCAGCGCCGGCGCACGGCGGGTGAAGACGAACGCCAGCCCAGTTGCAATCACCACCGCCGCTATGGCGCCTGGAATCCACCAGCGCCGACGGCGCACCGCTGCCGGCGCGACCCGCACGGCGGAGCTCACGCGGCCGGAGTCGGTATCGCGTTTCAGCCGCCGCAGATCGGCTTCCATGTCGGCCGCGCTCTGGTAGCGCAGGGCTTTGTCCTTTTCGAGTGAGCGCTCGATGATGCGCGCCAGCTCCGGCGGGATCTGCGGATGCAATTGC includes:
- a CDS encoding DUF3037 domain-containing protein → MLRACQYVLIRLAPNPIRDEAVTVGVALFDARQGGFTGVRLLPDLTRVRQLAPQFDPAVLEGLEADLLLRLRTSEPAWLSRQYFLELAHETFSHTLRLSDPQTVLTADPATELDRLYQQYAAPVSAIPDAEAAVARGARRRVLLHLRRIFTEERVLRHMQRNVRAGEWLATPDRFAFDFHYQERGGQQHHVIQALPWASGEGMVKELCFTVERVRRHLGPFDVAAFHDDAPDEEAAYLAALLSEAGVRLLPLAEAAAEAGRIRAALGLR
- a CDS encoding phosphatidylinositol kinase is translated as MPIVAVEHVRPMRGGAQSHLMRCADGHFYVVKFVNNPQHRRVLANEWLGARLARGLGLPVPPAAMIEVPEELIAGSPGLRMRIAGQIVPCASGLQFGSRLPADDPYAPIYDYLPEPGLHLIANLENFAGFLAFDKWTCNCNGRQVIYCRTGPHKPLRAWMVDQGFCFNAGDWDFPDSPLRGVYCRNVVYAGVTGWKSFEPWLTRLEQYEEAAIYAAGEEMPPEWYGDFDELQALLGRLVRRRPRVRELIWEVKLSPRAPFDNWRDMAFEAAGGR